In the Kwoniella mangroviensis CBS 8507 chromosome 3, whole genome shotgun sequence genome, one interval contains:
- a CDS encoding AdoMet-dependent rRNA methyltransferase SPB1, protein MGKHDKKTGKGRLDKFYRLAKEQGYRARSAFKLVHLNRKYDLLSKSKCVIDLCAAPGGWLQVAEKYMPKGSLIIGVDLNPIKPLPHVTTFVSDITTPHCRQMLKQHMHDWKADLVMHDGAPNVGSAWVQDAFTQNELVLQSLKLATEFLVKGGNFVTKVFRSQDYNSLMWVFDQLFKSVEATKPPSSRNVSAEIFVVCRDFIAPKHIDPKFLDPKHVFKDLAPLPTSITELPNTTEEASVAATQASTSTAAAAAARLAANSHAHSNVFAPEKKRRHREGYADGDYTLYHTATATDFIKGVDPVLLLGGMNKITFETDEEKQWLKSRHTTPDVVANCNDLKVLGKGDFKALMKWRLAIRLEIGLDVKAETTADATEEITVEPIDEEEQITEDLKKLQEAKSARTKRERKRANEKKAKELLKLQLNMTAPEDLDTNDLALKGEEEIFDLEEGEAEAARQGKSSRKSLRDIVNDEDGMDYESSSSEEEGDEEDDEILDSDEERERKTAMLEGELDGLYETYKERMQERDTKWKVKNERNKDKNFDAWHGIKENKSDDEDAEEQEDEEEGGWDLVQGRKANDEDSDSDSDSDEDEGDHIDEEEVEKPKKIKSRSVKFEQAQPKSRINNSLVTSLQEPEKRAQMSRQAQLWFDQSVFKGVGDLAALDGDDEEEEEDEFEEDETEVEEEDDDEESEQDEDEDVEMESDEEDEGSSTLQDDQDDEDFEIVPQEEEDDGTGWDVEDEDQDEIKRKIIKDKGLLTAEAVTLATSLVNRQITASQLIDQGFNKLSSFNKDGLPSWFLDDESKYYKPNIPITKEAVEALKARQRALDARPIKKVAEAKQRKKFKAVQRMEKAKKKADDVMGSEEMGDGEKARQVRRMLAKAARGKQKAAEKKIVVAKGVNRGVKGRPKGVKGKYKIVDSRMRKEVRALKRIKKANKKR, encoded by the exons ATGGGTAAACACGACAAGAAAACAGGTAAAGGTCGTCTGGATAAGTTCTATCGACTAGCGAAAGAACAAGGTTATAGAGCTCGTTCCGCTTT CAAGCTTGTCCACTTGAATCGAAAATATGATCTCTTATCGAAATCTAAATGTGTCATCGATCTGTGTGCCGCTCCAGGAGGTTGGCTGCAAGTAGCAGAGAAATACATGCCTAAAGgatcattgatcattggtGTAGATCTAAACCCAATCAAACCCCTCCCTCACGTTACCACCTTCGTATCGGATATTACTACACCTCATTGTCGACAGATGTTGAAACAGCACATGCACGACTGGAAAGCCGATTTGGTAATGCATGATGGTGCGCCCAACGTTGGTTCAGCATGGGTTCAAGATGCTTTCACCCAGAATGAATTGGTGTTACAATCTTTGAAATTAGCCACGGAATTTTTGGTCAAAGGTGGTAACTTCGTTACGAAAGTGTTTAGATCTCAAGATTATAATTCCTTGATGTGGGTGTTTGATCAGTTATTCAAGAGTGTAGAAGCTACGAAACCCCCTTcgtcgag AAACGTGTCCGCTGAGATCTTCGTTGTCTGCCGAGATTTCATTGCTCCTAAACACATCGATCCCAAATTCCTTGACCCCAAACATGTTTTCAAAGATCTCGCGCCATTGCCCACATCCATCACTGAACTTCCCAACACCACCGAAGAAGCTTCCGTCGCTGCGACTCAAGCATCTACTTCCACCGCTGCAGCAGCTGCTGCCCGACTCGCCGCCAACTCACATGCCCATTCAAACGTATTTGCGCCGGAGAAAAAAAGGAGACATAGAGAAGGTTACGCGGATGGTGATTATACCTTGTATCACACCGCAACGGCAACGGACTTCATCAAAGGTGTTGATCCCGTACTGCTATTGGGCGGTATGAATAAGATTACTTTTGagacggatgaagagaaaca ATGGCTCAAATCTCGTCATACGACTCCCGATGTGGTTGCCAACTGTAATGATCTGAAAGtattgggtaaaggtgatttcaagGCTTTGATGAAATGGAGATTAGCTATCAGACTTGAAATCGGTTTAGATGTAAAGGCAGAGACTACTGCAGATGCAACCGAAGAAATCACTGTTGAACCtatagatgaggaagagcaGATCACGGAAGAT TTGAAAAAACTACAAGAAGCCAAATCAGCCAGGACCAAACGAGAGCGTAAACGAGCCAACGAGAAGAAAGCCAAAGAATTACTCAAGCTTCAACTTAATATGACTGCTCCTGAAGATCTCGACACTAACGATCTAGCTctgaaaggtgaagaagagatattcgatttggaggaaggtgaagccGAAGCGGCAAGACAAGGGAAATCTTCAAGGAAATCTCTGAGAGATATAgtcaatgatgaagatggtatggatTACGAATCGTcatcttcagaagaagagggcgacgaggaagatgatgagattttagattcggatgaagaaagagaaaggaagacTGCgatgttggaaggtgaattaGATGGATTGTATGAGACTTACAAAGAGAGAATGCAAGAGAGGGACACTAaatggaaagtgaagaatgaAAGGAATAAAGATAAGAATTTCGATGCGTGGCATGGTATCAAGGAGAAcaaatcggatgatgaagatgcagaagaacaagaagatgaggaagaaggtggttggGATTTGGTACAAGGTAGAAAAGCGAATGATGAGGATTCCGACTCTGACTCGGattctgatgaagatgaaggagacCACatagacgaagaagaggtcgagAAGCCCAAGAAAATCAAGAGCAGAAGTGTCAAGTTcgaacaagctcaacctAAATCCAGGATTAACAATTCCTTGGTCACTTCGTTACAAGAACCTGAGAAAAGGGCTCAGATGAGTAGACAAGCTCAGCTGTGGTTCGACCAATCTGTCTTCAAAGGCGTCGGTGATTTAGCTGCTctcgatggtgatgatgaggaggaagaagaggatgagtttgaggaggatgagactgaggttgaggaggaggatgatgatgaagaaagcgaacaggatgaggacgaagatgtCGAGATGGAGtctgacgaggaagatgaaggtagCTCGACTTtacaggatgatcag gatgatgaggactTTGAGATCGTTCcacaagaagaggaggatgacggTACAGGCTGGGacgtagaggatgaagatcaagatgagatcaagaggaagatcatcaagg ACAAGGGTCTTCTTACCGCCGAAGCAGTCACGCTAGCCACATCATTAGTCAACCGACAAATCACAGCCtctcaattgatcgatcaaggGTTCAACAAactctcatcattcaacaaagaTGGTTTACCATCATGGTTcttggatgatgaatcgaaatATTATAAACCTAATATACCAATTACCaaagaagctgttgaagcTTTAAAAGCTAGACAGAGAGCACTGGACGCTAGACCCATTAAGAAAGTGGCAGAAGCTAAACAGCGAAAGAAATTCAAGGCCGTACAACGTATggagaaagctaagaagaaggCTGATGACGTTATGGGTTCagaagagatgggtgatggagagaaagCCAGACAGGTTAGAAGGATGTTAGCTAAAGCTGCGAGAGGTAAACAGAAAGCTGCAGAAAAGAAGATCGTTGTTGCCAAAGGTGTGAATAGAGGCGTTAAAGGACGTCCGAAGGGGGTCAAAGGGAAATATAAGATCGTTGATTCaaggatgaggaaagag GTCAGAGCATTGAAACGAATCAAGAAAGCCAATAAGAAGCGATAG
- a CDS encoding RING-box protein 1A: protein MDVDTPTPATASGKVVKASDDKKPRFEVKKWNAVALWAWDIVVDNCAICRNHIMDLCIECQANQGADNEGCTVAWGICNHAFHFHCISRWLKTRHVCPLDNRQWELQKYGR, encoded by the exons ATGGACGTTGATACACCCACTCCAGCAACAGCCTCCGGAAAGGTCGTCAAAGCTTCCGATGACAAGAAACCTAGATTtgaagtgaagaag TGGAATGCTGTAGCCCTTTGGGCTTGGG ACATCGTCGTGGACAATTGTGCAATCTGCAGGAACCACATCATGGATCTTT GTATTGAATGTCAAGCGAATCAAGGAGCTGATAACGAAG GATGTACTGTCGCTTGGGGTATTTGCAAT CACGCATTCCATTTCCACTGTATCTCTCGATGGCTCAAAACTCGACATG TCTGTCCCCTTGACAA TCGACAATGGGAACTTCAAAAATACGGTCGATAA